The DNA segment GCGCAATATACAGTAGTGATTCTTGATTGGATGCTTCCAGGAATTAGTGGTTTAGAATTGTGTAAAAGACTGCGTTATCAAGGTAATCCTCTTCCTATCCTGATGCTAACTGCCAAAGATAGAATGGAAGATAAAGTTGCCGGACTAGATGCAGGTGCCGATGACTACTTAGTAAAGCCTTTCGGTATGGTGGAACTGCTGGCACGATTGCGAGCTTTGCAACGTCGTTCTCCACACTTACAACCCCAACAATTAACTGTTGGTAACTTCACCCTAGATTACGGCAACAGTACAGTTGTTAGACAAAATACAACAGGTGAACAGCAAAGTATTCCATTAACTAATAAAGAATTCCAACTATTGGAATATTTCATGAACCATCCTCACCAAATTGTGACAACTGAGCAAATTCGTAATCAAATTTGGGAAGTTAATGCGGAATCTAGCAGTAATGTAGTAGCGGCCCAAATACGCTTGTTACGTCGTAAACTCACAAGTAACGACTGTCCTAATCCAATTGAAACTCTGCACGGTATGGGGTATCGTCTTAAGTTCTCAGATGAATCAAAATAAACTGTTTCGGCTTACCCGTGTTCGTTTAGCTCTGTATTACGCTATTGTTATGGGTTTGATTTTAAGCCTATCTGCTTTTAGCTTTTATAGGTCTGTGTTTCATGCTCATGTGGTAGCTTTAGACAGTGAAATTGAGACTGTAGCGGGAACACTGCACGACAGTATTGAACTAAAATTACAGTCACCTGGACGTTTAGAACCTTTAGCAAATCAGTTATTTCCAAATACAGGTAACTGTAGACAGGGAACTACTAATTGTATTCAAGGACAGCTGCATCCTCAACGTCATCTTCTGGGTATTGTCACTAAGACTAGCTACTATATCCGTTTTTTTGATACTTCAGGGAAATTAATTGCTAACGCTGGTTATTATCCAGAGGGATTACCTGATGTTTTTAATCAAAAAACTTGGCAATTCCTCAAAGACAGCAAAGGTAAAGAGTATCATCAAATTAGCCTATCGCTGCATACTCAAGATTATCAAGACTGGGGATATATGCAGGTAGGGCGAAGTCTAGAAGAGTTTAATCATTATTTGGATAGTGTAAAACTAATTTTGATATTAGGACTGCCAATAGCAATGGCTATCATTGCTGGTGCTAGTTGGTGGTTATCTGGATTAGCTATGCAGCCAATTTATCAATCATATCGACAAATCCAACAGTTTACAGCCGATGCCGCACATGAATTACGAACTCCTTTAGCTGCAACAGGCGCAACGGTAGAATCAGCACTTTTAATGCCAAAAATAGATGAACCAGAAACACGAGATATATTGCAAACTATACAGCGTCAAAATCAAAGACTAACAACTCTGGTCGTTGACTTATTGATGTTAGCGCGTTTAGATAGACAAGCTCAAAAGTTACAGCGTGAAGTTTGTTGTTTAAATGATATCGTTAGCGATTTAATTGAAGAGTTTGCAGCGATGGCAAATGCCGCAGGGGTAAAGCTGATATATTCAATTCGAGTTAAGCAGAATCTGAATATTATGGGGAATTCTGATCAGCTTTATCGATTGCTTTCCAACTTAATTGTCAATGCAATTCAATACACACCTAAAGGAGGGGAAGTAACAGTTATCTTGGAACGCAATGATAATTATGCTGTCATTAAAGTTCAAGATACAGGCATTGGTATCCCACAACATGAACTGACTCGAATTTTTGATCGCTTTTATCGAGTAAGTAGCGATCGCTCTCGTAACACTGGTGGTTCTGGTTTAGGATTAGCCATTGTTCAGGCTATTACTGAAGCACATCAAGGCAGTATAGATGTGCAGAGTGAATTAGGTAAAGGTAGTACCTTTACTATTAATTTACGAAGAAAATAATTGAAGCGCCTAACATACTGCCATATAACTCTGACTTTTCACGAGATATGGAAAACCCCTCTCCATAGCTTGCTTCTCTTACGATGGCGTAAGCCTACCCGTAGGGTACCTCTCCCTTACAAGGAGCTATGGTGTACACACATCTTTGCGCTGGATGCAAAATGTGGTTTGATCCCCCTAAATCCCCTACTTAAAATTGACTTTATAAATAGTCTATTAGGGGAGTCGCTTAACATCAGTTATCAATCTAAATCGAACAGCAATAATTCTGTACCGATGCTAGTGCTGATTTTCAGTTGCTCTTCTCCGTTGATTTGTACGCCATCACCTGCTCTGAGTTCTGTACCATTTAAGGTTACGACACCTTGAGCAATTTGCAACCAAGCATAGCGATCGCCTTTTACGTGATAATTGACTACATCACCTGGTTCTAAAATAGAGGCGTAGATATCAACATTTTGGTGAATAGTGACAGCACCATCACGTCCATCTTTAGCAGCTACAAGACGCAGTTGACCGCGTTTTTCTTCTGGGGTAAAAGCTTTCTGTTCGTATCTGGGTGCTAATCCTTTTTCGTCAGGTAAAATCCAGATTTGCAGTAAATGTAATGGTTCGGTACGTGAGTGATTAAATTCACTATGTTGAATCCCCTTACCAGCACTCATAATCTGCACATCACCAGGACGAATAACTGAACCAGTACCCAAACTGTCTTTATGTTCTACTGCACCAGAGAGTACATAAGTGAGAATTTCCATATCACGATGTCCATGAGTGGGAAATCCTGCACCAGGTGCAATGCGGTCATCGTTAATTACTCGTAAGGAACGGAATCCCATCCGGTTGGGATCATAAAAACTGCTGAAGGAAAATGTATGATAACTATCAAGCCAACCTGTTTGACTACGACCGCGTGCATTTCTATCATGAATTAGATGGTTGATTGTATTTTTAGACATAGGTTTACCTCATTGATTGGTGATTTTCAATTGGTTGTATAAGAGATTATTTTTTTGTTTTTAATTTGGCAAAAAGAAATCTTTACAATACATTTTTGTTTTTTATAATTGACTTATTGAACTATTTAAATAGTAAGGTATGGCAATATAAAATGAAAAGTACGCACTAAAAAGTGGCGTACTTACCAAAAAGATACTATGAAATTGCAATTATAGAGATTCCCAAAAAAGTTTATCTAACAGCAGCTGGCTGTTGAATTTTCTTAGCGATTGCACCATTTTCTTCTTTAACAGTTGCTGCTTGTAGATGCGCGTCTAGGAACCACAGTCGCTTGTCAATGGTGCGGGAGATTTCGGTATAAAGGTCTGCGGTGTCAGCATCACCTAAATCATCAGTTTTAGCGATCGCTTCGCGGATATGCTTGGCGTAGGGTGCATATCGGTCTGCTAAAGCTGCTACGTACTCCTGACTATCCAAAATATCAAAGGGAAATTCTGGCAAAATTGAATTTTTTGCGGCGGCGCGTGCTGTTCCCACGGCATATCCACCCAAAGCAGTTACCCTTTCAGCAACAAGGTCAACAAACTCTTCTAATTCGCCAGCAAGTTCGTCGAACAATTCATGTAACTGATAGAA comes from the Nostoc sp. PCC 7120 = FACHB-418 genome and includes:
- the rppA gene encoding two-component system response regulator RppA — its product is MRVLLVEDEPDLGAAIKRTLNQQKYLVDWVMDGNDAWTYLENSSAQYTVVILDWMLPGISGLELCKRLRYQGNPLPILMLTAKDRMEDKVAGLDAGADDYLVKPFGMVELLARLRALQRRSPHLQPQQLTVGNFTLDYGNSTVVRQNTTGEQQSIPLTNKEFQLLEYFMNHPHQIVTTEQIRNQIWEVNAESSSNVVAAQIRLLRRKLTSNDCPNPIETLHGMGYRLKFSDESK
- the rppB gene encoding two-component system sensor histidine kinase RppB translates to MNQNKLFRLTRVRLALYYAIVMGLILSLSAFSFYRSVFHAHVVALDSEIETVAGTLHDSIELKLQSPGRLEPLANQLFPNTGNCRQGTTNCIQGQLHPQRHLLGIVTKTSYYIRFFDTSGKLIANAGYYPEGLPDVFNQKTWQFLKDSKGKEYHQISLSLHTQDYQDWGYMQVGRSLEEFNHYLDSVKLILILGLPIAMAIIAGASWWLSGLAMQPIYQSYRQIQQFTADAAHELRTPLAATGATVESALLMPKIDEPETRDILQTIQRQNQRLTTLVVDLLMLARLDRQAQKLQREVCCLNDIVSDLIEEFAAMANAAGVKLIYSIRVKQNLNIMGNSDQLYRLLSNLIVNAIQYTPKGGEVTVILERNDNYAVIKVQDTGIGIPQHELTRIFDRFYRVSSDRSRNTGGSGLGLAIVQAITEAHQGSIDVQSELGKGSTFTINLRRK
- a CDS encoding pirin family protein: MSKNTINHLIHDRNARGRSQTGWLDSYHTFSFSSFYDPNRMGFRSLRVINDDRIAPGAGFPTHGHRDMEILTYVLSGAVEHKDSLGTGSVIRPGDVQIMSAGKGIQHSEFNHSRTEPLHLLQIWILPDEKGLAPRYEQKAFTPEEKRGQLRLVAAKDGRDGAVTIHQNVDIYASILEPGDVVNYHVKGDRYAWLQIAQGVVTLNGTELRAGDGVQINGEEQLKISTSIGTELLLFDLD
- the dps gene encoding DNA starvation/stationary phase protection protein Dps; amino-acid sequence: MSDNTLSSRLYPTRIDIPAEKRVQIVAILNQTLAATLDLKTQAKQAHWNVKGTDFYQLHELFDELAGELEEFVDLVAERVTALGGYAVGTARAAAKNSILPEFPFDILDSQEYVAALADRYAPYAKHIREAIAKTDDLGDADTADLYTEISRTIDKRLWFLDAHLQAATVKEENGAIAKKIQQPAAVR